One Falco peregrinus isolate bFalPer1 chromosome 6, bFalPer1.pri, whole genome shotgun sequence DNA segment encodes these proteins:
- the CRY1 gene encoding cryptochrome-1 isoform X1 — protein sequence MGVNAVHWFRKGLRLHDNPALRECIQGADTVRCVYILDPWFAGSSNVGINRWRFLLQCLEDLDANLRKLNSRLFVIRGQPADVFPRLFKEWNIAKLSIEYDSEPFGKERDAAIKKLASEAGVEVIVRISHTLYDLDKIIELNGGQPPLTYKRFQTLISRMEPLEMPVETITPEVMEKCTTPVSDDHDEKYGVPSLEELGFDTDGLPSAVWPGGETEALTRLERHLERKAWVANFERPRMNANSLLASPTGLSPYLRFGCLSCRLFYFKLTDLYKKVKKNSSPPLSLYGQLLWREFFYTAATNNPRFDKMEGNPICVQIPWDKNPEALAKWAEGRTGFPWIDAIMTQLRQEGWIHHLARHAVACFLTRGDLWISWEEGMKVFEELLLDADWSVNAGSWMWLSCSSFFQQFFHCYCPVGFGRRTDPNGDYIRRYLPVLRGFPAKYIYDPWNAPESIQKAAKCIIGVNYPKPMVNHAEASRLNIERMKQIYQQLSRYRGLGLLATVPSNPNGNGNGGLMGYSPGESISGCGGTGAAQLGTGDGHTVVQPCALGDTHTGASGIQQQGYCQASSILHYAHGDNQQSHLLQAGRTALGTGISTGKRPNPEEETQIVGPKVQRQSTN from the exons ATTCCTGCTTCAGTGTCTTGAGGATCTTGATGCCAATCTGCGGAAACTGAATTCACGTTTGTTTGTTATTCGTGGACAGCCAGCAGATGTTTTTCCCAGACTTTTTAAG gAATGGAATATTGCAAAACTTTCTATTGAATATGATTCTGAACCATTTGGGAAGGAAAGAGATGCAGCAATTAAGAAGCTGGCTAGTGAAGCTGGAGTGGAGGTCATTGTTCGAATTTCCCATACATTATATGACCTAGACAA aATAATAGAATTAAATGGAGGACAGCCTCCTCTTACTTACAAGCGGTTCCAGACCCTAATTAGTAGAATGGAACCACTGGAGATGCCAGTAGAGACTATAACCCCAGAGGTAATGGAAAAATGTACTACTCCGGTTTCTGATGACCATGATGAGAAATATGGTGTCCCATCACTTGAAGAGCTAG gttttgacaCAGATGGTCTGCCTTCTGCAGTATGGCCAGGGGGGGAAACAGAAGCTCTCACACGATTGGAAAGACATTTAGAACGAAAG gcttggGTAGCAAACTTTGAAAGACCACGAATGAATGCAAATTCCCTTCTGGCGAGCCCTACAGGGCTTAGTCCCTACCTCCGCTTTGGCTGTTTGTCCTGTCGTCTCTTTTATTTCAAGTTAACGGATCTGTACAAAAAG GTAAAAAAGAAcagctcccctcccctctccctctaTGGCCAGCTGTTATGGCGTGAATTTTTCTACACAGCGGCGACTAACAATCCACGGTTTGATAAAATGGAGGGGAATCCTATCTGTGTACAAATTCCCTGGGATAAGAATCCTGAGGCTTTGGCCAAATGGGCAGAAGGCAGGACAGGTTTTCCTTGGATTGATGCGATTATGACACAGCTTCGTCAAGAAGGTTGGATTCACCATTTAGCCCGGCATGCTGTAGCATGCTTTTTGACTCGAGGTGACCTCTGGATTAGCTGGGAAGAAGGAATGAAG gTCTTTGAAGAACTGTTACTTGACGCAGATTGGAGTGTGAACGCTGGAAGCTGGATGTGGCTGTCCTGTAGTTCgttctttcagcagttttttCACTGCTACTGTCCAGTGGGTTTTGGCAGGAGAACTGACCCAAACGGGGATTACATCAG acgTTATTTGCCAGTACTTAGAGGTTTCCCTGCAAAATATATCTATGATCCTTGGAATGCCCCAGAGAGCATCCAGAAGGCAGCAAAATGTATTATAGGAGTTAATTATCCCAAGCCAATGGTAAATCATGCAGAGGCAAGCCGTCTGAATATTGAGAGGATGAAACAAATCTACCAGCAGCTTTCACGATACAGAGGACTGG GTCTTCTTGCAACAGTGCCTTCTAATCCAAACGGAAATGGAAATGGTGGCCTAATGGGTTATTCACCAGGAGAAAGCATTTCTGGTTGTGGTGGTACAGGAG cagctcagctgggaaCTGGTGATGGTCATACAGTTGTTCAGCCATGTGCCCTGGGAGACACTCATACAGGAGCAAGTGGAATTCAGCAGCAAG GTTACTGTCAAGCAAGTAGTATCTTACACTATGCTCATGGAGACAATCAGCAATCACACTTATTGCAAGCAG GAAGAACAGCCCTTGGTACTGGCATTAGTACAGGGAAACGCCCAAATCCAGAAGAAGAAACTCAGATTGTTGGACCAAAAGTCCAGCGACAGAGCACAAATTAA
- the CRY1 gene encoding cryptochrome-1 isoform X2: protein MGVNAVHWFRKGLRLHDNPALRECIQGADTVRCVYILDPWFAGSSNVGINRWRFLLQCLEDLDANLRKLNSRLFVIRGQPADVFPRLFKEWNIAKLSIEYDSEPFGKERDAAIKKLASEAGVEVIVRISHTLYDLDKIIELNGGQPPLTYKRFQTLISRMEPLEMPVETITPEVMEKCTTPVSDDHDEKYGVPSLEELGFDTDGLPSAVWPGGETEALTRLERHLERKAWVANFERPRMNANSLLASPTGLSPYLRFGCLSCRLFYFKLTDLYKKVKKNSSPPLSLYGQLLWREFFYTAATNNPRFDKMEGNPICVQIPWDKNPEALAKWAEGRTGFPWIDAIMTQLRQEGWIHHLARHAVACFLTRGDLWISWEEGMKVFEELLLDADWSVNAGSWMWLSCSSFFQQFFHCYCPVGFGRRTDPNGDYIRRYLPVLRGFPAKYIYDPWNAPESIQKAAKCIIGVNYPKPMVNHAEASRLNIERMKQIYQQLSRYRGLGLLATVPSNPNGNGNGGLMGYSPGESISGCGGTGAQLGTGDGHTVVQPCALGDTHTGASGIQQQGYCQASSILHYAHGDNQQSHLLQAGRTALGTGISTGKRPNPEEETQIVGPKVQRQSTN from the exons ATTCCTGCTTCAGTGTCTTGAGGATCTTGATGCCAATCTGCGGAAACTGAATTCACGTTTGTTTGTTATTCGTGGACAGCCAGCAGATGTTTTTCCCAGACTTTTTAAG gAATGGAATATTGCAAAACTTTCTATTGAATATGATTCTGAACCATTTGGGAAGGAAAGAGATGCAGCAATTAAGAAGCTGGCTAGTGAAGCTGGAGTGGAGGTCATTGTTCGAATTTCCCATACATTATATGACCTAGACAA aATAATAGAATTAAATGGAGGACAGCCTCCTCTTACTTACAAGCGGTTCCAGACCCTAATTAGTAGAATGGAACCACTGGAGATGCCAGTAGAGACTATAACCCCAGAGGTAATGGAAAAATGTACTACTCCGGTTTCTGATGACCATGATGAGAAATATGGTGTCCCATCACTTGAAGAGCTAG gttttgacaCAGATGGTCTGCCTTCTGCAGTATGGCCAGGGGGGGAAACAGAAGCTCTCACACGATTGGAAAGACATTTAGAACGAAAG gcttggGTAGCAAACTTTGAAAGACCACGAATGAATGCAAATTCCCTTCTGGCGAGCCCTACAGGGCTTAGTCCCTACCTCCGCTTTGGCTGTTTGTCCTGTCGTCTCTTTTATTTCAAGTTAACGGATCTGTACAAAAAG GTAAAAAAGAAcagctcccctcccctctccctctaTGGCCAGCTGTTATGGCGTGAATTTTTCTACACAGCGGCGACTAACAATCCACGGTTTGATAAAATGGAGGGGAATCCTATCTGTGTACAAATTCCCTGGGATAAGAATCCTGAGGCTTTGGCCAAATGGGCAGAAGGCAGGACAGGTTTTCCTTGGATTGATGCGATTATGACACAGCTTCGTCAAGAAGGTTGGATTCACCATTTAGCCCGGCATGCTGTAGCATGCTTTTTGACTCGAGGTGACCTCTGGATTAGCTGGGAAGAAGGAATGAAG gTCTTTGAAGAACTGTTACTTGACGCAGATTGGAGTGTGAACGCTGGAAGCTGGATGTGGCTGTCCTGTAGTTCgttctttcagcagttttttCACTGCTACTGTCCAGTGGGTTTTGGCAGGAGAACTGACCCAAACGGGGATTACATCAG acgTTATTTGCCAGTACTTAGAGGTTTCCCTGCAAAATATATCTATGATCCTTGGAATGCCCCAGAGAGCATCCAGAAGGCAGCAAAATGTATTATAGGAGTTAATTATCCCAAGCCAATGGTAAATCATGCAGAGGCAAGCCGTCTGAATATTGAGAGGATGAAACAAATCTACCAGCAGCTTTCACGATACAGAGGACTGG GTCTTCTTGCAACAGTGCCTTCTAATCCAAACGGAAATGGAAATGGTGGCCTAATGGGTTATTCACCAGGAGAAAGCATTTCTGGTTGTGGTGGTACAGGAG ctcagctgggaaCTGGTGATGGTCATACAGTTGTTCAGCCATGTGCCCTGGGAGACACTCATACAGGAGCAAGTGGAATTCAGCAGCAAG GTTACTGTCAAGCAAGTAGTATCTTACACTATGCTCATGGAGACAATCAGCAATCACACTTATTGCAAGCAG GAAGAACAGCCCTTGGTACTGGCATTAGTACAGGGAAACGCCCAAATCCAGAAGAAGAAACTCAGATTGTTGGACCAAAAGTCCAGCGACAGAGCACAAATTAA